One genomic segment of Pseudomonas chlororaphis subsp. aurantiaca includes these proteins:
- a CDS encoding glycosyltransferase family 4 protein produces MIIVHIADITMFYAPASGGVRTYLDAKHRRLGRQPGIRHSLLIPGAHFSERDGIYKVPAPALPFGKGYRFPLRLGPWRNVLHDLQPDLIEVGDPYLTAWAALDARRQLDVPVIGFYHSDLPLLVSNRMGPWFTPNVEAYVRKLYGNFDRVLAPSQVMADKLIGLGVRNVYVQPLGVDLQTFLPSHRDPGLRAELGIAEDSRLLIFAGRGSKEKNLPVLLNCMQRLGKRYHLLLVGSAMPTAVPENVTVIDEFCPAPQVARLMASADALIHAGDQETFGLVILEAMASGIPVVAVAAGAFQEIVTAEGGLLCAPNNPLAMAQAVQELFAQGCAERGQRARRHVERYYAWDTVVASLLEHYRAVLGIQQPMRAHG; encoded by the coding sequence ATGATCATCGTGCATATCGCTGACATAACCATGTTCTACGCCCCTGCCAGCGGTGGCGTGCGCACTTATCTGGACGCCAAGCATCGTCGCCTGGGACGCCAACCAGGAATCCGCCACAGTTTGCTGATCCCCGGGGCTCACTTCAGCGAACGCGACGGCATCTATAAAGTCCCCGCTCCCGCCCTGCCCTTTGGCAAGGGCTACCGTTTTCCCCTGCGCCTGGGGCCCTGGCGCAATGTGCTCCATGACCTGCAACCGGACCTGATCGAAGTCGGCGACCCCTACCTCACCGCCTGGGCGGCCCTGGATGCCCGCCGCCAGCTGGATGTACCTGTGATCGGCTTTTATCACTCGGACCTGCCGCTGCTGGTCAGCAACCGCATGGGCCCCTGGTTCACCCCGAATGTCGAGGCCTACGTGCGCAAGCTGTACGGCAATTTCGACCGGGTCCTGGCCCCCAGCCAGGTCATGGCCGACAAACTGATCGGCCTCGGCGTGCGCAACGTCTATGTGCAACCGCTGGGCGTGGACCTGCAGACCTTCCTCCCGAGTCACCGCGACCCTGGCCTGCGCGCCGAACTGGGGATTGCCGAAGACAGCCGCCTGCTGATCTTTGCCGGTCGCGGCTCCAAGGAAAAGAACCTGCCGGTGCTGCTCAACTGCATGCAGCGCCTGGGCAAGCGCTACCACCTGTTGCTGGTGGGCTCGGCCATGCCGACCGCGGTGCCGGAGAATGTCACCGTGATCGACGAGTTCTGCCCGGCCCCTCAGGTCGCCCGCCTGATGGCCAGCGCCGACGCCCTGATCCATGCCGGGGACCAGGAAACCTTTGGCCTGGTGATCCTGGAAGCCATGGCCAGCGGCATTCCCGTGGTGGCGGTGGCCGCCGGGGCCTTCCAGGAAATCGTCACCGCGGAAGGTGGCCTGCTGTGCGCGCCAAACAATCCGCTGGCGATGGCCCAGGCCGTGCAGGAGTTGTTCGCCCAAGGCTGCGCCGAGCGGGGCCAACGGGCGCGCCGCCATGTCGAACGCTACTACGCCTGGGATACGGTGGTCGCCAGCCTGCTGGAACACTACCGCGCCGTGCTCGGCATTCAACAGCCGATGCGAGCCCATGGTTGA
- a CDS encoding DUF2334 domain-containing protein: MVESAGVPSVLLVLHDVAPQTWIDYQAFVEAVDAMGNVPMTWLVVPDFHRHNPLDAHPGFRRLLSARLERGDELVLHGYFHCDECPPPRTPYDWFMRRVYTHEGEFYSLSENAALARLHAGLELFQRYNWPLQGFVAPAWLMSPGTRQALRQLPLRYTSGPQQLYRLPDFSPVAAPGLVWSARSAWRRKASRLVSLQRERRWQQAPVIRLGLHPVDMRYPDSRQYWLDTLERLLEQGRKPLTKADWLDTQPPRARGTP, encoded by the coding sequence ATGGTTGAGTCCGCCGGCGTGCCCAGCGTGCTGCTGGTATTGCACGATGTCGCGCCACAGACCTGGATCGACTACCAAGCCTTCGTCGAAGCCGTCGATGCCATGGGCAACGTACCGATGACCTGGCTGGTGGTACCGGATTTTCACCGGCACAACCCGCTCGACGCTCACCCTGGTTTTCGCCGGCTGCTCAGCGCGCGCCTGGAACGGGGCGACGAACTGGTGCTGCACGGTTACTTCCATTGCGACGAGTGTCCGCCACCGCGCACCCCGTATGACTGGTTCATGCGCCGCGTGTACACCCATGAGGGCGAGTTCTACAGCCTCTCGGAAAACGCCGCCCTGGCACGCCTGCATGCCGGCCTGGAACTGTTCCAGCGCTATAACTGGCCCCTGCAGGGGTTCGTCGCCCCCGCCTGGCTGATGAGCCCGGGCACACGCCAGGCCCTGCGCCAGCTGCCCCTGCGCTACACCAGCGGCCCGCAGCAGCTGTACCGGCTGCCGGACTTCTCGCCGGTCGCCGCCCCCGGCCTGGTGTGGAGTGCCCGCAGCGCCTGGCGCCGGAAAGCCTCCCGGCTCGTCAGCCTGCAACGTGAACGACGCTGGCAACAGGCACCAGTGATTCGCCTCGGCCTGCACCCGGTGGACATGCGTTACCCCGACTCGCGCCAGTACTGGCTGGACACCCTCGAGCGCCTGCTGGAACAAGGACGAAAGCCGCTGACCAAGGCCGACTGGCTCGACACCCAGCCGCCAAGGGCGCGCGGTACCCCATGA
- a CDS encoding lysylphosphatidylglycerol synthase transmembrane domain-containing protein translates to MSRAIWLAMALLAAILVPLLLGGGELWGRVQRFSLPLLLGMLSMILLCWVINSLRLSLLLGRHRGQLGRWKSLAVVMSTEFAMCATPGGSGGPLTLMALLARNGVRPARGSAVFAMDQLSDLLFFLCALLGILFYALFQNLSQRMEWLLVLSSLSLFGGLCICLAIARYHRRLILLSGHLLAPFKVRPATRRRLARKWLHFLKAFGDSLKLPWQTLTGVFALTCMHWALRYSVLYLALRGLGVDLQWAWTFLIQMLALSAGQFSLLPGGAGAAELTSAALLAPMVGKSTAAAAILIWRAVTYYFYLLAGGPVFLLMVGRPLLRTLMKLKQA, encoded by the coding sequence ATGAGCCGGGCGATCTGGCTGGCCATGGCCTTGCTGGCGGCGATCCTGGTGCCGCTGTTGCTGGGCGGCGGCGAACTGTGGGGGCGGGTCCAGCGTTTTTCCCTGCCGTTGCTGCTGGGCATGCTGAGCATGATCCTGCTGTGCTGGGTCATCAATTCGTTGCGCCTGAGCCTGTTGCTGGGCCGACATCGCGGCCAGCTGGGACGCTGGAAGAGCCTCGCGGTGGTGATGTCCACCGAGTTCGCCATGTGCGCCACGCCTGGCGGCAGTGGTGGCCCCCTGACCTTGATGGCCCTGCTGGCGCGCAATGGCGTGCGCCCGGCGCGCGGCAGCGCGGTGTTTGCCATGGATCAGCTGAGCGACCTGCTGTTTTTCCTCTGCGCGCTGCTCGGGATCCTGTTCTACGCGCTGTTCCAGAACCTCAGCCAGCGCATGGAATGGCTACTGGTCCTCAGCAGCCTTTCGCTGTTCGGCGGGTTATGCATCTGCCTGGCGATAGCCCGCTACCACCGTCGCCTGATCCTGCTCAGCGGCCATCTGCTTGCGCCCTTCAAGGTTCGCCCCGCTACCCGTCGACGCCTGGCGCGCAAGTGGTTGCACTTCCTCAAGGCCTTCGGCGATAGCCTGAAACTGCCCTGGCAAACCCTGACGGGGGTCTTTGCCCTGACCTGCATGCATTGGGCGCTGCGCTACAGCGTGCTGTACCTGGCGTTGCGCGGATTGGGGGTGGACCTGCAATGGGCCTGGACCTTCCTGATCCAGATGCTCGCCCTGAGCGCAGGGCAATTCAGCCTGCTGCCCGGCGGCGCGGGAGCGGCGGAACTGACATCGGCGGCGCTGCTGGCGCCCATGGTGGGGAAATCGACGGCGGCCGCGGCCATCCTGATCTGGCGGGCCGTTACCTACTATTTCTATCTGCTGGCCGGCGGGCCGGTATTCCTGCTGATGGTCGGGCGCCCCTTGCTGCGCACCCTGATGAAGCTCAAGCAGGCTTAG
- the purU gene encoding formyltetrahydrofolate deformylase translates to MRTFRLVISCPDRVGIVAKVSNFLASHNGWITEASHHSDDLSGWFFMRHEIRADSLPFGLEAFREAFAPIAEEFSMDWRITDTAQKKRVVLMASRESHCLADLLHRWHSDELDCEISCVISNHDDLRSMVEWHGIPYYHVPVNPQDKEPAFAEVSRLVKQHDAEVVVLARYMQILPPELCSEYAHKVINIHHSFLPSFVGAKPYHQASLRGVKLIGATCHYVTEELDAGPIIEQDVVRVSHSDSIEDMVRFGRDVEKMVLARGLRYHLEDRVLVHGNKTVVF, encoded by the coding sequence ATGCGCACTTTTCGGTTGGTGATTTCTTGCCCGGACCGCGTTGGCATCGTTGCCAAAGTCAGTAACTTTCTGGCGTCCCACAACGGCTGGATCACTGAAGCCAGTCACCACTCGGATGACCTGAGCGGCTGGTTCTTCATGCGTCACGAAATACGTGCCGACTCTTTGCCGTTCGGTCTTGAAGCCTTCCGTGAAGCCTTCGCACCGATTGCCGAAGAATTCTCGATGGACTGGCGCATCACCGATACCGCGCAGAAGAAGCGCGTGGTGTTGATGGCCAGCCGCGAGTCCCATTGCCTGGCTGACCTGTTGCATCGCTGGCACAGCGACGAACTCGACTGCGAAATCTCCTGTGTGATTTCCAACCACGACGATTTGCGCAGCATGGTCGAGTGGCATGGCATTCCTTATTACCACGTACCGGTCAACCCACAGGACAAGGAGCCGGCGTTCGCCGAGGTCTCGCGCCTGGTCAAGCAGCACGACGCCGAAGTGGTGGTACTGGCGCGCTACATGCAAATCCTGCCGCCGGAACTGTGCAGCGAATACGCGCACAAGGTGATCAACATCCACCACAGCTTCCTGCCGTCGTTCGTCGGCGCCAAGCCTTACCACCAGGCCTCCCTGCGCGGTGTGAAGCTGATCGGCGCGACCTGCCACTACGTGACCGAAGAGCTGGACGCCGGTCCGATCATCGAGCAGGACGTGGTCCGTGTCAGCCACAGCGACAGCATCGAAGACATGGTGCGTTTCGGCCGTGACGTCGAGAAGATGGTCCTGGCCCGTGGCCTGCGCTACCACCTGGAAGACCGCGTGCTGGTGCACGGTAACAAGACTGTAGTGTTCTGA
- the mvaT gene encoding histone-like nucleoid-structuring protein MvaT, whose protein sequence is MSLINEYRATEEAIKELQARLKNLSQDDKLQAELEFEGKLRALMGEYSKSLRDIIALLDPDSKVKAPRVAAKTTGTKRARKVKQYKNPHNGEVIETKGGNHKTLKEWKAKWGGDVVEGWATLLG, encoded by the coding sequence ATGTCCCTGATCAACGAATACCGCGCCACAGAAGAAGCTATCAAAGAGCTGCAAGCCCGTTTGAAGAACCTGTCGCAAGACGACAAACTGCAAGCCGAGCTGGAATTCGAAGGCAAACTGCGCGCCCTGATGGGTGAATACTCCAAGTCCCTGCGCGACATCATTGCGCTGCTGGATCCGGACTCGAAAGTTAAGGCGCCACGTGTTGCCGCCAAAACTACCGGCACCAAGCGCGCGCGCAAGGTCAAACAATACAAGAACCCGCACAACGGCGAAGTCATCGAAACCAAGGGTGGCAACCACAAAACCCTGAAAGAGTGGAAAGCCAAGTGGGGCGGCGACGTGGTCGAAGGCTGGGCAACCCTGCTGGGTTAA
- the sbcB gene encoding exodeoxyribonuclease I, translating into MTSIFWYDYETTGINPRCDRPLQVAGIRTDFELNEIGEPVNLYCQPSDDILPHPAACMITGITPGRLAEQGLSEADFMTRVHAQLAAPGTCGAGYNTLRFDDEMTRYSLYRNFFDPYAREWQGGNSRWDLIDVVRTAYALRPEGIVWPRDEEGRVTLKLERLTAANGIDHGHAHEALSDVRATIALAKLIRDKQPKLYEWLFQLRSKQKVMDQIRLLQPLVHISGRFSAARSYVGVVLPLAWHPRNRNALIVCDLHLDPQGLLDLDAETLRQRLYTRREDLAEGELPVPLKLIHINRCPVVAPLNVLRGEDQQRLQLDMAEYKARALRLSDAQEVWRDKLAAIYGSEDFAPSLDPEQQLYDGFIGDRDRRLCEQVRNAEPLHLGQEQWPFDDERLPELLFRYRARNFPETLNGEEQERWKTFCQQRLCDPQWGAPNTLESFNQAAAELLASATSIQRQVLDEWQDYSRSLALRFGL; encoded by the coding sequence GTGACTTCCATCTTCTGGTACGACTACGAAACCACCGGCATCAACCCGCGCTGCGATCGGCCGTTGCAGGTGGCAGGGATTCGCACCGACTTCGAACTCAACGAGATCGGCGAGCCGGTCAATCTCTATTGTCAGCCCAGCGACGACATCCTGCCCCATCCGGCGGCCTGCATGATCACCGGTATTACCCCGGGCCGGCTGGCCGAGCAGGGGTTGAGCGAAGCCGATTTCATGACCCGGGTGCACGCCCAGCTGGCGGCGCCGGGCACCTGTGGCGCCGGCTATAACACCCTGCGCTTCGACGACGAGATGACCCGCTACAGCCTGTACCGGAATTTCTTCGACCCTTACGCCCGCGAGTGGCAAGGCGGCAACAGTCGCTGGGACTTGATCGATGTGGTGCGTACCGCCTATGCCTTGCGCCCGGAAGGGATCGTCTGGCCGCGGGACGAGGAAGGGCGGGTGACCCTGAAGCTGGAGCGCCTGACCGCCGCCAATGGCATCGATCACGGGCATGCCCATGAAGCGCTGTCCGATGTGCGCGCCACCATTGCCTTGGCCAAGTTGATTCGCGACAAGCAGCCGAAGTTGTATGAATGGCTGTTCCAGTTGCGCAGCAAACAGAAGGTCATGGACCAGATCCGCCTACTGCAACCGCTGGTGCATATCTCCGGGCGCTTTTCCGCGGCGCGCAGTTATGTCGGCGTGGTCCTGCCGCTGGCCTGGCACCCGCGCAATCGCAACGCCCTGATTGTCTGCGACCTGCACCTGGACCCGCAGGGATTGCTCGACCTGGACGCCGAGACGCTGCGCCAGCGCCTGTATACCCGCCGCGAAGACCTGGCCGAAGGTGAGTTGCCGGTGCCGTTGAAGCTGATCCATATCAACCGCTGTCCGGTCGTCGCGCCGCTGAATGTATTGCGTGGCGAAGACCAGCAACGTTTGCAACTGGACATGGCGGAATATAAGGCCCGGGCACTGCGGCTAAGTGACGCACAAGAAGTTTGGCGGGATAAACTTGCGGCTATTTATGGCAGCGAGGATTTTGCCCCCAGCCTCGATCCCGAGCAACAGTTGTACGACGGTTTTATCGGCGATCGCGACCGACGCTTATGCGAACAAGTGCGCAATGCCGAGCCGCTTCATTTAGGGCAAGAGCAATGGCCGTTCGATGATGAACGTTTGCCGGAATTATTATTTCGTTATCGCGCCCGTAACTTTCCTGAAACCTTGAATGGGGAGGAGCAAGAGCGCTGGAAAACATTCTGCCAGCAGCGCCTGTGCGACCCGCAGTGGGGAGCGCCCAATACCCTGGAAAGTTTCAATCAGGCGGCTGCAGAACTACTGGCGAGTGCTACATCGATTCAGCGTCAGGTGCTGGATGAATGGCAGGATTACAGCCGGTCGCTGGCCCTGCGCTTCGGCCTTTGA
- a CDS encoding RDD family protein: protein MLETTALPGKALPPPLDTRYQVETPEGIDLPLRPAGLMSRALAFTIDLGFRGLILGLLFIVLGFLGQLGMGLGSILLFLVSWWYMVLFEVLNQGCSPGKQLMGLRVVQDDGTPIGWGPSLTRNLLRFVDMLPFGYFLGAISCLQHPTFKRLGDLAAGTLVVYREQPVVRPTLPAVAAKTAAFALSLAEQRAILSFAERQEQLSAQRVQELAALLAEPLHVTPAQASAELNGIARGLLGPT, encoded by the coding sequence ATGCTCGAGACGACAGCACTGCCAGGGAAAGCATTGCCCCCGCCACTGGACACCCGCTACCAGGTCGAAACGCCAGAAGGCATCGACCTGCCGCTGCGACCGGCGGGGCTGATGTCGCGCGCCCTGGCCTTTACCATCGACCTGGGCTTTCGCGGCCTGATCCTCGGCCTGCTGTTTATTGTCCTGGGGTTTCTCGGACAGCTCGGCATGGGGCTGGGCTCGATCCTGCTGTTTCTGGTCAGTTGGTGGTACATGGTGCTGTTCGAGGTATTGAACCAGGGCTGCTCGCCCGGCAAGCAACTGATGGGCTTGCGGGTCGTGCAGGACGATGGCACGCCGATCGGCTGGGGCCCTTCCCTGACCCGCAACCTGCTGCGTTTTGTCGACATGCTGCCGTTCGGTTATTTTCTCGGCGCCATCAGTTGCCTGCAGCACCCGACCTTCAAGCGCCTCGGTGACCTGGCCGCCGGCACGCTGGTGGTCTACCGCGAGCAGCCGGTGGTCCGCCCGACCCTGCCGGCAGTGGCCGCCAAAACCGCCGCCTTCGCCCTGAGCCTGGCCGAACAGCGGGCCATCCTCAGCTTCGCCGAACGCCAGGAGCAACTGTCCGCGCAACGGGTCCAGGAACTGGCCGCCCTGCTCGCCGAGCCCCTGCATGTAACGCCCGCGCAGGCCAGCGCCGAACTCAACGGTATCGCCCGCGGGCTGCTGGGGCCGACATGA
- a CDS encoding stage II sporulation protein M, whose amino-acid sequence MKQSLFESRHQALWQRLREQLEQLERGQATPETCARFPEDYRRLCQHLALAQERGYSSFLVDPLQQLALRGHQQLYRQRSPLGARVLGFILAGFPQLVREQWRFVLAASLVFFGSLLGIGLLVYLVPELIYSVVSPQQVAEMQRLYDPDASRLGRLANRAAGEDWMMFGYYIMNNIGIAFQTFASGLLFGLGSLFFLFFNGLTIGAVAGHLTQIGYGATFWSFVVGHSAFELSAITLAGAAGLKMGWALIAPGRLPRGEALLLAARTSVRLICGVILFLLIAAFIEAYWSSLTWPAAWIKYLVGGTCWLLVLAYLIFAGRRHAPE is encoded by the coding sequence ATGAAACAGAGCCTGTTCGAAAGCCGTCATCAAGCCTTGTGGCAGCGCCTGCGCGAACAGCTCGAGCAACTGGAACGCGGCCAGGCGACGCCCGAGACCTGCGCCCGCTTCCCTGAGGATTACCGCCGTTTGTGCCAACACCTGGCCCTGGCCCAGGAGCGCGGCTACAGCAGTTTCCTGGTCGACCCGCTGCAGCAACTGGCGCTACGTGGCCATCAGCAACTCTATCGCCAACGCAGCCCGTTGGGCGCCCGGGTCCTGGGCTTCATCCTGGCCGGCTTCCCGCAGCTGGTGCGCGAACAGTGGCGCTTCGTCCTGGCCGCCAGCCTGGTGTTCTTTGGCAGCCTGCTGGGTATCGGCCTGCTGGTGTACCTGGTGCCCGAACTGATCTACAGCGTGGTCAGCCCGCAACAGGTGGCCGAAATGCAACGCCTCTACGATCCGGACGCCAGTCGCCTGGGCCGCCTCGCCAACCGGGCCGCCGGCGAAGACTGGATGATGTTCGGCTACTACATCATGAACAACATCGGCATCGCCTTTCAGACCTTTGCCAGCGGCCTGCTGTTCGGCCTGGGGAGCCTGTTCTTCCTGTTCTTCAACGGCCTGACCATCGGCGCGGTGGCCGGCCACCTGACCCAGATCGGCTATGGCGCCACCTTCTGGTCGTTTGTCGTCGGCCACAGCGCCTTCGAGCTCAGCGCCATCACCCTGGCTGGCGCGGCGGGGCTGAAAATGGGCTGGGCGCTGATCGCCCCCGGGCGCCTGCCCCGCGGCGAAGCCTTGCTGCTGGCTGCGCGCACCAGCGTGCGGTTGATCTGCGGGGTCATCCTGTTCCTGCTGATCGCCGCGTTCATCGAAGCCTATTGGTCCTCCCTGACCTGGCCCGCGGCCTGGATCAAATACCTGGTCGGCGGCACCTGCTGGCTGCTGGTCCTGGCCTACCTGATATTCGCTGGACGCCGTCATGCGCCTGAGTGA
- a CDS encoding DUF4129 domain-containing protein, protein MRLSEASVVIRPRTTWEAMDLGVLLSQRHRRLLMTSWALITLPVFALLSLLLWDSPTLALLLFWWLKPAFERLPLYILAKALFGETPTLRQALRQWPRLLKPQLLASLTWRRLSLSRSFIMPVVQLEGLSGEARQQRVRVLQQRYAGAAHWLTLIGVHLEGVLWIGLLALFYLLLPQQIELDWDWQTLIAAAEQDWLWLEHLTNAFYALILIVWEPVYVACGFSLYLNRRTLLEAWDIELVLRRLRQRLSGVAVLLVLGSLSLLPLAPEAWAAEPLAAPDSPRLLEQPLTSQAAKDSIHQILDQPPFKNPQTVTRYRFAEDSPKSAEHSELPGWLKALTDRLDSSVFGAAAKALEILLWALLLGALALLVWRHREWLRAFVGRRALPGKIPARAAPQQLFGLDLNPDALPEDVASAAEALWPQQPREALGLLYRALLSRLLHDFRLPLKPADTEGQVLEQVKALQLPLLQAFSSSLTLHWQNLAYGHRLPPAQLKQELCDGWRTLFGPRTPR, encoded by the coding sequence ATGCGCCTGAGTGAAGCCAGCGTGGTGATTCGCCCGCGCACCACCTGGGAAGCCATGGACCTGGGCGTATTGCTGAGCCAGCGTCACCGGCGCCTGCTGATGACCAGTTGGGCGCTGATCACCCTGCCGGTGTTCGCCCTGCTCAGCCTGCTGCTCTGGGACTCGCCCACCCTTGCCCTGCTGCTGTTCTGGTGGCTCAAGCCGGCCTTCGAACGGCTGCCGCTGTACATCCTCGCCAAGGCCCTGTTCGGCGAAACCCCGACCTTGCGCCAAGCCCTGCGCCAATGGCCCAGGCTGCTCAAGCCGCAACTGCTGGCCAGCCTGACCTGGCGGCGCCTGAGCCTGAGCCGCAGCTTCATCATGCCCGTGGTGCAACTCGAGGGCCTGAGCGGCGAGGCGCGCCAGCAACGGGTGCGGGTGCTGCAACAGCGTTATGCCGGGGCCGCGCACTGGCTGACCCTGATCGGCGTGCACCTGGAAGGCGTTTTGTGGATCGGCCTGCTGGCGCTGTTCTATCTACTGCTGCCACAACAGATCGAGCTGGACTGGGACTGGCAGACGTTGATCGCCGCCGCCGAGCAGGACTGGCTCTGGCTCGAACACCTGACCAACGCCTTTTATGCGCTGATCCTGATTGTCTGGGAGCCGGTGTACGTCGCCTGCGGCTTCAGCCTCTACCTCAATCGCCGCACGCTGCTGGAAGCCTGGGACATCGAGTTGGTGCTGCGCCGCCTGCGCCAACGCTTGAGCGGCGTCGCCGTGCTGCTGGTTCTGGGCAGCCTGAGCCTGCTGCCCCTGGCGCCCGAGGCCTGGGCCGCCGAGCCGCTCGCCGCTCCCGACAGCCCGCGCCTGCTGGAACAACCGCTGACCAGCCAGGCCGCGAAAGACAGCATCCACCAGATCCTCGACCAACCGCCCTTCAAGAACCCGCAGACCGTGACCCGTTACCGGTTCGCCGAAGACAGCCCGAAAAGCGCTGAACACTCTGAGCTGCCGGGCTGGCTCAAGGCCCTGACCGATCGGCTCGACAGCAGCGTCTTCGGCGCCGCGGCCAAGGCCCTGGAGATCCTGCTCTGGGCCCTGCTGCTGGGAGCGCTGGCCTTGCTGGTGTGGCGTCATCGTGAATGGCTGCGGGCTTTTGTCGGCCGTCGAGCGCTGCCGGGCAAGATTCCCGCGCGAGCCGCCCCGCAACAGTTGTTCGGCCTGGACCTCAACCCCGACGCCTTGCCCGAGGATGTCGCCAGCGCGGCCGAAGCACTCTGGCCACAGCAGCCACGCGAAGCCCTCGGGCTGTTGTACCGAGCGCTGCTGAGCCGGCTGCTGCATGACTTTCGCCTGCCGCTGAAACCGGCGGACACCGAGGGCCAGGTCCTCGAACAGGTCAAGGCCTTGCAGTTGCCCCTGCTCCAGGCGTTCAGCAGCAGCCTGACCCTGCACTGGCAGAACCTGGCCTACGGTCATCGCCTGCCTCCCGCGCAGTTGAAGCAGGAACTGTGCGATGGCTGGCGGACCCTGTTCGGCCCGAGAACCCCACGATGA
- a CDS encoding DUF4350 domain-containing protein, translated as MNRRLLPLLALLVAGLLGGLLLYLYLNARPYQETIDHGPSPQARANPYLAAEMFLRQRGLQVHHANGLEVLPTLKPEQHSLLLLGERSNMTPQQVEHLLDWARAGGRLLFVAEALWNKEAGRSGDLLLDRLHLRQFLSKDLKAPPPGAGTEPYPKLTKLYLEDEDAPAYIGFDTDFHLEDPDNLAQSWANSARATHMMQLSYGKGSVTVLTDAEIWKTPLIAKYDNAWLLWYLSADSDVTLLFDTDHDSLWSLLLKYFPQALVALAALLGLWLWHVGVRHGPMQAPTPRARRQLREHLQASARFLLRHTGQQGLLHALRQDILRRAQHRHPGFERLTAAEQGQVLAHLTRQPDSVISQALAPQSVQRLSSADFSRLVTHLQTLRNAL; from the coding sequence ATGAACCGGCGCCTGCTGCCGCTGCTCGCGCTGCTGGTCGCCGGCCTGCTCGGCGGCTTGCTGCTGTACCTCTACCTCAACGCCCGGCCCTATCAGGAAACCATCGATCACGGCCCCTCCCCGCAAGCCCGCGCCAACCCTTACCTGGCGGCGGAAATGTTCCTGCGCCAGCGCGGCTTGCAGGTCCATCACGCCAACGGCCTGGAGGTGCTGCCGACCCTCAAGCCGGAACAGCACAGCCTGTTGCTGCTGGGCGAGCGCTCGAACATGACGCCGCAACAGGTCGAGCACCTGCTGGACTGGGCCCGGGCCGGCGGGCGCCTGCTGTTCGTCGCCGAAGCGCTGTGGAACAAAGAGGCCGGACGCAGTGGCGACCTGCTGCTCGATCGCCTGCACCTGCGCCAGTTTCTCAGCAAGGACCTCAAAGCCCCGCCGCCCGGCGCCGGCACAGAGCCCTACCCGAAACTGACCAAGCTCTACCTGGAAGACGAAGACGCGCCGGCCTATATCGGTTTCGATACCGACTTCCACCTGGAAGACCCGGACAACCTCGCCCAGTCCTGGGCCAACAGCGCCCGGGCGACCCACATGATGCAACTGAGCTACGGCAAGGGTTCGGTTACCGTGCTCACCGATGCCGAGATCTGGAAGACCCCACTCATCGCCAAATACGACAACGCCTGGCTGCTCTGGTACCTGAGCGCCGACAGCGACGTCACCCTGCTGTTCGACACCGATCACGACAGCCTCTGGAGCCTGCTGCTGAAGTATTTCCCCCAGGCGTTGGTCGCCCTCGCCGCGCTGCTCGGCCTGTGGCTGTGGCATGTCGGGGTTCGTCACGGGCCGATGCAGGCCCCGACGCCCCGGGCCCGGCGCCAGTTGCGCGAGCACCTGCAAGCCAGCGCCCGTTTCCTGTTGCGCCATACCGGCCAGCAAGGGCTGCTGCACGCCCTGCGCCAGGACATCCTGCGCCGCGCCCAACATCGACATCCCGGTTTCGAACGACTCACTGCCGCCGAACAAGGGCAGGTACTGGCCCACCTCACCCGGCAACCGGACAGCGTCATCAGCCAGGCCCTGGCTCCCCAGTCGGTACAACGCCTTTCCAGCGCCGACTTCAGCCGCCTGGTCACCCACCTGCAAACTCTCAGGAATGCCCTATGA